AATATCTATCAGTACTGCAAACATCAATTAGATTATTTATCCGAAGCAATTGCAAAGGCGTGAAGGTAATCGAAAAGTTGTTTTGCTATAGTTCGCATTGCTCATAAGATTCAAGAGGTAATCTTCAATTTAGGCTGGCAAGTCCTCTCGCAGGCTTGGCTTGGCTGTATATTACTTGTCTCAAATAAttcaaaacaatattaaagaacACCGTTTTCGAGATTAATAAGATTGTATGAAATCGAAAAATAGATGGAATCATTCATCAACTATACATCGTCATCAGTTTTTCGCGATGGAATCAGAGCATTGCCTGAATTGTTGCAGAAGATCACAGACAATAACGGTGAATATTTCGCTGGCTAAATttttgtgtgtatgtgtgtgtgtgtgtgatgaAGATCGAAGGTTTCGAAAAGTAAAACACTGAAACTCTTGTATAcctaatatatttgtaagttTGCGTGTCACCGTGTAATGTTGTCGAGCATTTTATGGAAATTAAACCATTCGCTATACGGTGATACATGACGGCAAATTATTGATGTTTTAGTGAGAACGCTAATGAATTAATAAGGCTTCTTTTTAGTTGATTAGAGATAACATTTATTCCGTTTGTCGTGCACTAATGGTGCGACGATttctggttttttttttttttttttttttttaatcacttGCGAATGTGTAAGggataaatgataataaaaatttgtatggatgacgaatataaaaattgagatgATTGCATCTCGCAATTTGTAACAAAAGCTGATAATTGGCAACAACATAGCCGCCGCTACAGAATAGTCGtagatgtaattttaatttgtaatttcgtCATGTTTTGTGTATAAGACAACCGCGCTGTGGGCAAGGATGACGATCCCTCATTTGTCATTGTATCTTTTTAGCTGTATTAATGTGCCCTTGCGTGGGCGACGcttgataaatttagatatGTATATCGGAttgtcttattaaaaattgtatttactattataattatatgacaCGCGCTATACGCAGaggaagaaacaaattttatttaccaaataccagatttttaataaaaatctttttgtgaAGGAACTACTGAACATCTGCAGTGAAGCCCCATTACACCTTATCGCGTCTATCGCGTCTGCAGAATAATTCCAGTCTTGTTTGTTTTCCTGTGACGCATGTTTAGATAAATTGATGCCTTGTAAGGGAATAGAAAGTCGATTCCTATCGAGATAAATATTGACATTCACATTCAAACGGAAACTTCCAagtactttatatttttaattatttgtaaaatatgatttagaaagaattttatatcacgATGCTTAAACTTCaattaagttattataatgacaaatactcaatattttttattttttcctaaaattatattatttagcatttttatatactgtAAGTTAATTTTGATTTCGAAGAGATTCAGTAAAATAAAGACGTAGAACCGAGTGAAAACGGAAGTTTCGATAACAGCTGCTCTGCTAAATCGTCATCGTTTCGAAGAATAAGTCGTTTGAAGTAAAACCATTTCACAAATCatcattttataacataagaAGATGGCATAATCGCAAATAATCGCATTCGATACGATAACTCGTTCATAGAGTATACTATTTCGTACCGATTTGATTTGACATCTTCCAAGGACATGAAAATTCGACTTCTTTATTAACTCGTATTAATTACGACGCTCGCTTTCGCAATGTACTGCAAGAACTTTCGCGCTACAGTATGAAAAATCGATTATACGATTATATCTGCATCTTCGTCCTGCTCGAGATAATACCACCGCCGATCTGCTATGCGAAAGTCATCAACGATGCGTACAGGTATTAGCAGTacgtgatttttttaaactgctTTGCATTATCCATTTGTCCTCTCGTGATCCGTTATAGATTCaatagaattttgtttttattattgtttctaTTGTATTCTATCCTTTGCAAAtattctttgatattttacgttactcacacacacaaaataacaaattaatcaaCTCAATTTTAGAACAAAGCGGAATATTTCCGTTTTTGAAATACCACAATCGAAAGAAAACGTCAATTATGCAAAAGACTTGCAGGAAGTAAgctcaaaaataaaaaaaaaggataacaataatttcgaaaaaggCGATAAGTATTTCAAGGAGAAGCAcaagatttcaaaaagatCTACGAACTCCGACGAAAATACCGATTTCCAACAATCAAACCCTGAAAAACCTATCAATTATGACAATGTAATCGCAATCAATCATCTCAATGCGCAACGCTCAAATGACGACGAATCAGATTACGCAGGAGAAGCGGATGAAGAGATGGCGAAGCAAGAACGCGATAAGGACGATAAGGACGAAGAAACGAGCAGCCTCGTCCGCTTAGCCCGTGACGTAAATGCTGGTCTAGACAAATATACTGATCAGGAACAATCGAGCCTATACGACGATTACGAGGCAAAAGACGTCGCGAAGCGTGGTGTCTTGGGCAGCCCGGAGGATTATGAGGAAGCGGAAGTTGACTCGCCGGGAATAGAAGATGTGGCCGCGATGCAGGAACAAAGGTCAATGACAGACGAGGCCGACAAAAGAGAAGTGCAGAACGATGCCCGGGTGAAGAGAGATCAAGCGATAGCGGAAGCGCCTGATCAATCCAAGTCAATTTCAGACAATCCAGTGAGGTCAGTACAGTCGAAGATCGCGCCAGAGGATTCCTATTTGCATCAAGTTTCTCCTGTCGAATCATTGAATAGTTTTAATGAAGCGTCAGCTCCCAATGACGCATCCAAGATCAAAGAGTTCGGATCGAATGAAGCGATTTCAAAAGCGGGCGATGCTTCGAAGATCGCTGAGCCAGCGAGTATAATTACTTCGTCCAAGGAAGATGAAGCAAACGCGAAATATGAGAAACGCGTAGAGGAGGAGATTCAACGGAAGATTAATGCAATCAAGGAGGAGATTAAACGTGATATCGAGGCGCAAGGGCGCGTACGGGGCATTGAAGAGAACAACGCTAGGTTCGACGAATTGCAGAATCAAGAGGGCGAAGATGAGGAGGGATCGAGTTTTGAAAACGAACCGCTCGAGAAACGCCAGACTGCAGCCAAGAGATCCGTGCGAGAAATCGCCGATATTGCGGCCGCTTCGTCAAAGAGAAACGGCAAGAAACGGTCTTTGAAGAAACAACAACGTAAAAAACCGCAGCGAACTCGAGCCAAAAAAATCGGCAAATCAGatatctcgaaaaaaaataaaaatctgaagaGACGATCCGTGGTTAATCACGATGAATCCTCGGGGCAAACTCCTTCAAAAGGgctttcgaaaaaaaaacgcgaacACGTCAGGCAAACCTTCCTGGTGAGCAACGAACAAGCAAAAAGGAGACGTTCGACGAGTTACGCGTTGCCATCCGGCCCAACGGACGCCAGATCGGAAAATGAATTACTCACGGATCAGGATTCAAATTCTCGTCTCCACACGGACAATAAAATGGTAAGACTTGACAAAAGTTAAGGAACTTGACGTATTGTTAAAAGAAATCAATGAGTTTCgaatgcatatttaatttctaaaaataaaataaatgataaaact
This window of the Linepithema humile isolate Giens D197 chromosome 1, Lhum_UNIL_v1.0, whole genome shotgun sequence genome carries:
- the LOC105675830 gene encoding caldesmon-like, encoding MKNRLYDYICIFVLLEIIPPPICYAKVINDAYRTKRNISVFEIPQSKENVNYAKDLQEVSSKIKKKDNNNFEKGDKYFKEKHKISKRSTNSDENTDFQQSNPEKPINYDNVIAINHLNAQRSNDDESDYAGEADEEMAKQERDKDDKDEETSSLVRLARDVNAGLDKYTDQEQSSLYDDYEAKDVAKRGVLGSPEDYEEAEVDSPGIEDVAAMQEQRSMTDEADKREVQNDARVKRDQAIAEAPDQSKSISDNPVRSVQSKIAPEDSYLHQVSPVESLNSFNEASAPNDASKIKEFGSNEAISKAGDASKIAEPASIITSSKEDEANAKYEKRVEEEIQRKINAIKEEIKRDIEAQGRVRGIEENNARFDELQNQEGEDEEGSSFENEPLEKRQTAAKRSVREIADIAAASSKRNGKKRSLKKQQRKKPQRTRAKKIGKSDISKKNKNLKRRSVVNHDESSGQTPSKGLSKKKREHVRQTFLVSNEQAKRRRSTSYALPSGPTDARSENELLTDQDSNSRLHTDNKMLQAPLSVASEDENNEGERSPIAAAHSNSLASLTGSSQELNPRLAKEYKEAFGGLQSEPGSALARFKRIKRVLESPETEKM